Proteins encoded together in one Chitinophaga varians window:
- a CDS encoding NUDIX domain-containing protein — protein MKQSAGILLYRKHKGITNYFLVHPGGPFFAKKDAGWWSIPKGEIAPGEAPLQAAIREFEEETGYRPGGTFIPLQPVTQKGGKQVLCWATEGDLDHQAIVSNLFEIEWPPHSGKKKQFPEIDKAGWFDAGTAKKMINPQQAAFIDELLRSQG, from the coding sequence ATGAAACAAAGTGCGGGCATCCTGCTCTACCGAAAGCACAAAGGCATCACAAACTACTTCCTGGTACATCCCGGCGGCCCCTTCTTTGCCAAAAAAGACGCCGGATGGTGGAGCATACCCAAAGGAGAAATAGCACCGGGAGAAGCCCCATTGCAAGCAGCTATCCGTGAGTTTGAAGAAGAAACCGGCTACCGGCCGGGAGGAACATTTATCCCACTGCAACCTGTCACCCAGAAAGGAGGCAAACAAGTGCTTTGCTGGGCCACCGAAGGCGACCTGGACCACCAGGCCATCGTGAGCAATTTATTCGAAATAGAATGGCCGCCGCATTCCGGCAAAAAGAAACAGTTCCCGGAAATTGACAAAGCCGGCTGGTTTGACGCCGGTACGGCTAAAAAAATGATCAATCCGCAACAAGCGGCATTCATCGATGAATTATTAAGGTCCCAGGGCTGA
- a CDS encoding AAA family ATPase: protein MKIIIFGASGAGTSTLAKAFARENGYLHLEADNYYWLKTERPYESRRDPAERNKLFLEDLNSHHKVVVAGSIFKWDPAMAGLFDLAVFLWLPPEIRMQRLILREKQRYGSLLDSDPWLKKHNAEFIAWASRYDEPGFPSRSLTLHKEWIAQLKIPVLEISGDFPLAERLQRMQEKIAGIKCHETSRQ, encoded by the coding sequence ATGAAGATCATTATTTTCGGAGCTTCCGGTGCCGGCACCAGCACCCTGGCCAAAGCTTTTGCCAGAGAAAACGGCTACCTGCATCTCGAAGCGGACAACTATTACTGGCTCAAAACCGAACGGCCATACGAATCCAGGCGCGACCCCGCAGAAAGGAACAAACTGTTCCTCGAAGACCTTAACAGTCATCATAAAGTGGTGGTGGCAGGCTCTATTTTCAAATGGGACCCGGCCATGGCCGGACTGTTTGACCTGGCCGTTTTCCTGTGGCTGCCCCCTGAAATCAGGATGCAGCGGCTTATACTGCGGGAAAAACAACGCTATGGCTCCCTGCTGGACTCCGATCCCTGGCTCAAAAAACACAACGCCGAATTCATTGCCTGGGCGTCCCGGTACGACGAGCCCGGTTTCCCCAGCAGAAGCCTCACCCTCCATAAAGAATGGATCGCGCAACTGAAAATACCGGTACTGGAAATCAGCGGCGACTTCCCACTGGCAGAAAGACTGCAACGGATGCAGGAGAAAATCGCCGGCATCAAATGTCACGAGACTTCCCGACAGTAG